A window of Infirmifilum lucidum contains these coding sequences:
- a CDS encoding metallophosphoesterase family protein encodes MGGKELALPCRRALIFSDTHCKRGRPCSPVLEVLGAAKEENVDCIAILGDLFDDFHVDVDPATLALEMARLGFSTYSPRYVLYTPSLSSHDPILGEAEFNLGGTVIHVARVINIGLGGEEVCLTHGDIVVPNGAIAYFVNRTMAILGKSLFLEEQARKRLCGRSSWLFMGHTHIPGLDHERRLGNPGSWRATWHSRMPYWRRPSNSFVLYDGKRFRLVFS; translated from the coding sequence ATGGGTGGGAAGGAACTCGCGTTGCCGTGTAGGAGGGCTTTAATCTTCTCCGATACACACTGCAAAAGAGGCAGACCGTGTAGCCCAGTTTTAGAGGTTCTTGGCGCGGCGAAGGAGGAAAACGTCGACTGCATCGCTATTCTCGGAGACCTCTTCGACGATTTTCACGTAGACGTAGACCCGGCCACGCTCGCCCTAGAGATGGCTAGACTGGGTTTTAGCACGTATTCGCCAAGGTACGTCCTGTACACTCCGAGCTTATCCTCCCACGACCCCATACTCGGTGAGGCGGAGTTTAATCTTGGCGGCACGGTCATTCACGTAGCCCGAGTGATAAACATTGGGCTTGGCGGTGAAGAGGTCTGTTTGACTCACGGTGACATAGTCGTTCCGAACGGCGCTATAGCATACTTCGTGAATAGAACGATGGCTATTCTTGGAAAGAGCCTCTTCCTCGAGGAGCAGGCAAGGAAGAGACTGTGCGGCAGGAGTAGCTGGCTCTTTATGGGGCACACGCATATTCCAGGGCTAGATCACGAGAGGAGGCTTGGTAATCCAGGCTCCTGGCGCGCAACATGGCACTCCCGCATGCCGTACTGGAGGAGGCCGTCCAACAGCTTCGTACTGTATGACGGTAAACGTTTTAGATTAGTCTTTTCCTAG
- a CDS encoding purine-nucleoside phosphorylase, whose protein sequence is MGYYHPLSKRPYHILARPGDVAEKVVVSGDPQRVEKASRLLDNPRIVNKHRGFLTITGEYNGVRVTLATHGIGAPSAAIVFEELFMLGAREIIRAGTCGALRREAAAGTIVIIEASAYTPGGTLGSYFPGVSFPAYATPELVLSLERAAKRLGVKYLRGVALSHDAFHVVEKRAPEWGSLGIDVLEMESATLFALGRYRGFKTGALALVVDNMASGEELTEQREELELRMVQIALEALTSGTQ, encoded by the coding sequence ATGGGCTACTACCACCCTCTCTCCAAAAGGCCATACCATATACTGGCGAGACCCGGTGACGTAGCGGAGAAAGTCGTCGTATCGGGCGACCCCCAACGCGTCGAAAAGGCGTCGAGGCTACTCGACAACCCTCGCATAGTCAACAAGCACAGAGGCTTCCTCACAATCACTGGTGAATACAACGGTGTCAGAGTAACCCTAGCTACGCATGGGATTGGCGCGCCATCCGCGGCCATTGTGTTTGAAGAGTTATTCATGCTCGGTGCAAGGGAGATCATTAGAGCCGGAACGTGTGGTGCCCTTAGAAGGGAGGCGGCCGCCGGAACAATAGTGATAATTGAAGCTTCAGCGTACACTCCAGGAGGCACGCTGGGATCATACTTCCCGGGCGTATCCTTTCCCGCGTACGCTACTCCCGAGCTAGTCTTGAGCCTGGAGAGAGCGGCCAAGAGGCTTGGAGTAAAGTACCTTCGCGGAGTCGCTCTTTCACACGACGCTTTTCACGTTGTCGAGAAGAGAGCCCCTGAGTGGGGCTCGTTGGGCATTGACGTCCTGGAGATGGAGTCCGCAACTCTCTTTGCTCTCGGCAGGTATAGAGGCTTCAAGACGGGGGCTCTAGCGCTGGTTGTAGACAACATGGCTTCAGGCGAGGAATTGACTGAGCAGAGGGAAGAGCTCGAGCTCAGAATGGTTCAAATAGCCCTAGAAGCGCTAACTAGCGGTACACAGTGA
- a CDS encoding tRNA(Phe) 7-((3-amino-3-carboxypropyl)-4-demethylwyosine(37)-N(4))-methyltransferase, producing MTAPREEKWDALRRKALAQLENHKLEGRVDADIVWLLDLINSSPNYYTTSSCSGRIQVVAGRHPGEKGKLRVLAKWHRTITPEDLWVVMDATDEDSVWLSVHPPIIHVVARDMNSARRLLVTARNSGFKHSGIQGLGRRIVIEVMSMEKIEAPLRLGGVEVIAPEKYPLLVSAANELLLRGKSRLNRLAEAFTRSGTV from the coding sequence GTGACGGCCCCGCGCGAAGAGAAGTGGGATGCCCTGCGGAGGAAAGCCCTGGCCCAGCTGGAGAACCACAAGCTGGAGGGGAGAGTCGACGCTGACATCGTGTGGCTCCTAGACTTGATAAACTCTTCTCCAAACTACTACACAACGAGTAGCTGTAGCGGGAGAATCCAGGTTGTGGCGGGCCGTCACCCAGGGGAAAAGGGTAAACTGAGGGTTTTAGCTAAGTGGCACAGGACAATCACGCCAGAGGATCTGTGGGTGGTTATGGACGCCACGGACGAGGACAGCGTGTGGCTCTCCGTGCACCCGCCCATCATTCACGTTGTGGCCCGCGACATGAACTCGGCTAGGCGGCTCCTGGTAACAGCTAGGAATTCAGGCTTTAAGCACAGCGGCATACAGGGCCTTGGCAGGCGGATTGTTATCGAAGTAATGTCGATGGAAAAAATTGAGGCTCCGCTGAGACTGGGAGGCGTAGAGGTTATTGCCCCTGAGAAGTACCCCCTCTTGGTCAGCGCTGCTAATGAGCTACTCTTGCGGGGGAAGAGTAGACTCAACAGGCTTGCAGAGGCGTTTACTAGGAGTGGCACGGTATGA
- a CDS encoding CopG family ribbon-helix-helix protein, with product MKTCKIRFGVSLEAKLAEDVERIAVAMGTNRSHIVNLAVRKFLDETYHFTVPHECEGIMIISYEPERSEKIDPEIENRKEGIHSRLHIHTSEGLCIEVLHVKAHSNDILEFESSMARCGCKACKFIPCHS from the coding sequence ATGAAAACTTGTAAGATAAGGTTCGGAGTTAGTCTTGAAGCTAAGCTTGCCGAAGATGTTGAAAGGATAGCTGTAGCTATGGGTACGAACAGATCCCACATAGTTAACCTAGCCGTGAGAAAGTTCCTCGATGAGACCTACCACTTCACAGTTCCACATGAGTGTGAGGGCATCATGATAATAAGCTACGAACCTGAGAGAAGTGAGAAGATAGACCCAGAAATCGAGAATAGGAAGGAGGGTATTCACAGTAGGCTACACATCCACACGTCCGAGGGGTTGTGCATAGAGGTTCTCCACGTGAAGGCTCACAGCAACGACATTCTCGAGTTTGAAAGCTCAATGGCCCGCTGTGGGTGTAAAGCGTGCAAGTTCATACCGTGCCACTCCTAG
- a CDS encoding metal ABC transporter permease, giving the protein MYLDPRWLILIASTSLALSSLSPIITVRRLNFFASALPHTSLLAIALGYLFSTVLGGNPTILAILLSVPLSFLQIYLVQRGVDEDTATSVFVAFTTSMSIAVIYYILTKYSAQVSLWSYILGDPLLSTWEDIAYALAVSLGVAVSSLILYDKEVLVGVDRDYAMLIGINVKLHDYIVVTLLTVASVGLLRVVGFVIEHVVLLLPSAIALILARNSREALWISIAVSTASGLAGLLLAVSFDLAPSATFGLILFMIYLAALIQGERT; this is encoded by the coding sequence ATGTATTTGGATCCTCGCTGGCTTATCCTGATCGCCTCAACGTCCCTTGCTCTCAGCTCTCTGAGCCCGATCATAACCGTGAGGAGGCTCAACTTCTTCGCGTCAGCCTTGCCGCACACCTCTCTACTAGCTATAGCGCTGGGATACCTGTTCTCAACAGTACTAGGTGGAAACCCAACAATCCTGGCTATTTTACTCAGTGTCCCCCTCTCATTTCTGCAAATATACTTAGTTCAGAGAGGAGTAGACGAGGACACAGCAACTTCTGTCTTCGTAGCTTTTACTACGTCGATGAGTATCGCTGTAATCTACTATATACTCACGAAATACTCGGCACAGGTCAGCCTGTGGTCGTACATTCTGGGTGACCCTCTGCTTTCAACGTGGGAAGATATAGCCTATGCACTAGCTGTATCTCTAGGCGTCGCGGTTTCCAGCCTAATACTCTATGACAAAGAGGTACTAGTAGGAGTAGACAGGGACTACGCGATGCTCATAGGCATAAACGTCAAGCTGCACGACTACATTGTTGTGACGCTACTCACAGTCGCGAGTGTCGGGCTCCTCCGGGTAGTTGGTTTCGTGATCGAACACGTAGTCTTACTTCTACCTTCAGCTATAGCTTTAATTCTAGCAAGGAACTCGAGAGAGGCGCTGTGGATAAGCATAGCGGTGTCTACCGCCTCGGGATTAGCCGGCTTGTTACTAGCCGTCAGCTTTGATCTCGCTCCTTCAGCCACCTTTGGGCTCATCCTCTTCATGATATACCTCGCCGCCCTAATCCAGGGTGAGAGAACATGA
- a CDS encoding metal ABC transporter ATP-binding protein has translation MGEFVHNEVVLQVRDLSFAYNSSEYILSGENFTLEGTGLTTILGPNGSGKTTFFKVLLGLLKPIKGKVLVNGEDVTGNPLAAGRLMSYVPQISNLRFSYPVTGRELVEAAVLEKQKYRGHKCRDVVEKYIKAVKAEEFVDRKLGSLSGGQLQRILIARALARETPILLLDEPFSGIDPRGREEIVSFIQKLSREKMVLLTTHDPVLTLNVSKYVIVFNRGIKAMGSPRDVFRLDLLRKAYGDGVLIIEKCLHILA, from the coding sequence ATGGGTGAATTCGTGCACAATGAAGTAGTGCTACAGGTGAGGGATCTTTCGTTTGCGTACAACTCCTCGGAGTATATTTTATCCGGCGAGAATTTCACACTCGAGGGCACAGGTTTAACTACCATACTCGGGCCAAACGGCTCAGGAAAAACGACATTCTTTAAAGTCCTCCTAGGGCTTCTGAAGCCGATTAAAGGTAAAGTCCTCGTAAACGGCGAGGACGTAACGGGCAACCCCTTAGCAGCTGGGCGTCTAATGAGCTATGTACCCCAGATCTCAAACCTTAGATTCAGCTACCCCGTAACTGGGCGTGAGCTCGTAGAGGCGGCGGTTCTCGAAAAGCAGAAGTACAGGGGTCACAAGTGCAGGGATGTTGTCGAGAAGTACATTAAGGCAGTGAAAGCCGAGGAGTTCGTGGATAGGAAGCTGGGCTCGCTGAGTGGCGGGCAGCTACAGCGTATCCTCATCGCTAGAGCCCTGGCCCGGGAAACTCCTATCCTGCTCCTAGACGAGCCCTTCTCTGGTATAGACCCGAGGGGTAGGGAGGAGATAGTCTCGTTTATCCAGAAGCTATCCAGGGAGAAGATGGTGCTCTTAACTACTCATGACCCTGTTCTAACCCTGAACGTGAGCAAGTACGTCATAGTCTTCAATAGGGGTATAAAGGCTATGGGCTCACCACGAGATGTCTTCAGGCTGGACTTGCTTAGAAAAGCCTATGGAGATGGTGTTTTGATTATTGAAAAGTGCTTGCACATTCTAGCGTAG
- a CDS encoding metal ABC transporter substrate-binding protein encodes MGGVHVFRRILPAAAILVVIILVALLSEYSLLRGGSPQEKTGVVVAVTFYSLKPDLDLLVCSGDSVFSVTPPGVDPHEYQLTPSGVDNLRRADIIISTAHAPFEVQIRDLVSRGEIRAILVEIPSIPGIKILNNPATGQPNYHWPLYDPENYKLYMTYVEAQLEKLRPACAKAYRQNLEKILSSVAAVESNTEKLDLCAVASSPTAQYAVEWAGVRVKYLLIKEHDLPATPEDIARIENSLKSGECRLVVIAGPTETPLAKKAIELASKYNVPYILVPHPTSPESTLNKILKVSQELTKLATTG; translated from the coding sequence ATGGGAGGCGTGCACGTGTTCAGGAGAATATTGCCCGCTGCGGCTATACTAGTAGTCATCATCCTGGTGGCCCTGCTATCGGAGTACTCCCTACTCCGAGGTGGGTCGCCTCAAGAGAAAACGGGGGTTGTGGTTGCAGTTACATTCTACTCCCTTAAGCCTGACCTTGACCTACTGGTCTGTAGCGGCGACTCCGTGTTCTCCGTAACCCCTCCGGGTGTTGACCCCCACGAGTACCAGCTGACACCCAGTGGCGTCGACAACTTGAGGAGAGCCGACATAATAATCTCCACGGCACATGCTCCATTCGAGGTACAGATAAGGGATCTCGTTAGTAGGGGTGAGATAAGAGCAATCCTCGTAGAAATACCAAGTATTCCAGGCATCAAGATACTTAATAACCCTGCAACAGGGCAGCCTAACTACCACTGGCCACTATACGACCCCGAGAACTACAAGCTGTACATGACATACGTGGAGGCGCAGCTCGAGAAACTAAGGCCTGCATGTGCTAAGGCGTACAGGCAAAATCTGGAGAAGATACTAAGTAGTGTTGCTGCCGTAGAATCCAATACTGAGAAGTTAGATCTCTGCGCTGTTGCCTCATCGCCCACTGCACAGTACGCTGTCGAGTGGGCGGGAGTCAGGGTCAAGTACCTCCTCATAAAGGAGCATGATTTACCAGCAACCCCAGAAGACATAGCAAGAATAGAGAACAGCCTCAAAAGCGGCGAGTGTAGACTAGTGGTGATAGCCGGGCCCACAGAAACCCCACTGGCGAAGAAGGCTATCGAGTTAGCGTCCAAGTACAATGTTCCCTACATCTTGGTTCCCCATCCTACATCCCCTGAAAGTACCCTGAACAAAATCTTGAAAGTATCTCAAGAGTTAACTAAATTAGCTACAACTGGATAG
- a CDS encoding winged helix-turn-helix domain-containing protein — MPCGSKKLDDTAINILKALATFTQPASCKEIAEKAGLDVRKVTGKIRGLVNQGLVEKAGEGKYRITDKGKEAIKA, encoded by the coding sequence ATGCCCTGCGGTTCAAAGAAACTGGACGATACGGCCATTAACATACTAAAAGCCCTGGCAACATTTACACAGCCAGCTTCGTGCAAGGAGATAGCAGAGAAGGCAGGCCTCGATGTCAGGAAGGTCACAGGCAAAATCCGGGGTCTCGTAAACCAGGGCCTTGTGGAAAAAGCCGGAGAGGGGAAGTACAGGATAACAGACAAAGGTAAAGAAGCCATTAAAGCGTAA
- the speE gene encoding polyamine aminopropyltransferase encodes MQDAQAKYIGILWYIEWLSSMEAHMHGIEELIYDGRTKYQRVTIARTGSFGLVLFLDGYAQSSEEDEFIYHESLVHPAMLTHPHPRSVLVVGGGEGATIREVLKHESVQRVVMVDIDRELVELAKKYLHEWHRGSFDDPRVELVFMDGKEYIENTNEKFDVIILDLTDPIKDTPGVLLYTKEFYESVKKALTPEGVMVTQATSARYYLRAFSVINNTVSTVFPVARPYKVFVPAFYSEWGFVLGSLSRDPLAIPRAELEERLGKLNLRFLDLDHYYFLFKIPRYMEEKMRKYREISTMSHPLEISL; translated from the coding sequence ATGCAAGACGCACAGGCAAAATACATAGGTATTCTCTGGTACATAGAGTGGCTAAGTTCCATGGAAGCACACATGCACGGCATAGAGGAGCTGATCTATGATGGCAGGACAAAGTATCAGAGAGTAACTATTGCGAGGACAGGATCCTTCGGCCTTGTACTCTTTCTTGATGGGTATGCGCAGAGTAGCGAGGAGGACGAGTTCATCTACCACGAGAGCCTGGTTCACCCCGCGATGCTAACACACCCTCACCCTAGGAGCGTTCTCGTTGTAGGTGGCGGGGAGGGTGCCACGATAAGGGAGGTTTTGAAGCACGAGAGCGTGCAACGCGTCGTCATGGTCGACATAGACAGAGAGCTCGTCGAGCTCGCCAAGAAGTACCTTCACGAGTGGCACCGGGGGTCGTTCGACGACCCGAGGGTAGAGCTTGTTTTCATGGACGGGAAGGAATACATAGAGAACACTAACGAGAAATTCGACGTAATAATTCTAGACCTTACCGACCCAATAAAGGACACTCCCGGGGTTCTACTCTATACAAAAGAGTTCTACGAGAGTGTAAAGAAGGCCCTAACCCCAGAAGGGGTCATGGTGACGCAAGCGACCTCAGCAAGGTATTACTTGCGTGCCTTCTCCGTCATAAATAACACCGTCAGTACGGTATTCCCGGTTGCTAGGCCCTACAAAGTCTTCGTCCCTGCCTTCTACAGCGAGTGGGGTTTTGTGCTGGGCTCGCTATCAAGGGATCCTCTAGCTATCCCCAGGGCAGAGCTAGAGGAAAGGCTTGGTAAGCTCAACCTCCGCTTCCTGGACTTAGACCACTACTACTTCCTCTTCAAGATCCCCCGCTACATGGAGGAGAAGATGAGAAAGTACAGAGAGATTTCGACTATGAGCCATCCACTTGAGATAAGCCTATAG
- a CDS encoding acetyl-CoA carboxylase biotin carboxylase subunit → MGDLFRKILVANRGEIAVRVIRTARDLGIKTVAIYSDADRDALHVRLADEKARVGPPEPKQSYLNIKAIIQAALSHGAEAIHPGYGFLSQNALFAREVIESGLVWIGPPPSVLELTGDKLASRKFFAENGIPVVPGTFEPVDPENAPDVAEELGYPVIVKPAGGGGGIGMFIASTPGDLKDKIEKASKLASSSFARYEVYLEKYFPRSKHIEVQILGDTHGKIVHLFERECSVQRRFQKVIEEAPSPSITPEERKEVLRVAVKAAESCRYVNAGTFEFLFDVEERKFYLLEVNTRIQVEHPITEMITGVDIVEQQIRIAAGEHLASSLAMPSMNGHAIEARVYAEDPWNSFMPSPGKITQLVLPAGPWVRVDSGVYEGFTVPEFYDPLLMKVVAWGSSREAARARLVRALEELKIGGIKTNRLFLISILQHPEFVNRTYTTRLLEDKSLYERRVEESEEPVRVEVGKTTAPQRPHRVNYWRLLARAYS, encoded by the coding sequence ATGGGGGATCTTTTCAGAAAAATACTCGTAGCGAATAGAGGAGAAATCGCTGTTAGAGTTATCAGGACTGCGAGAGACCTGGGAATCAAGACCGTAGCCATCTACAGCGACGCGGACAGAGACGCCTTACACGTAAGGCTTGCCGACGAGAAGGCACGTGTTGGTCCACCAGAGCCAAAACAAAGCTACCTTAACATCAAGGCAATTATACAGGCCGCCTTGAGTCATGGCGCCGAGGCCATTCACCCTGGCTACGGTTTTCTCTCCCAGAACGCCCTCTTTGCGAGAGAGGTTATCGAGAGCGGCCTCGTATGGATAGGCCCACCCCCCTCTGTGCTCGAACTAACAGGCGACAAGCTTGCCTCGAGAAAGTTCTTCGCAGAGAACGGTATTCCAGTAGTCCCCGGGACATTTGAACCCGTTGACCCAGAGAATGCCCCAGATGTAGCTGAGGAACTAGGATACCCCGTTATTGTTAAGCCTGCGGGGGGCGGGGGTGGAATCGGGATGTTTATAGCAAGCACTCCCGGCGACCTTAAAGACAAAATTGAAAAGGCTTCTAAACTGGCGTCATCTTCCTTCGCCAGATACGAGGTTTATCTTGAAAAGTACTTCCCGAGATCTAAACACATTGAGGTGCAAATACTCGGCGACACGCACGGGAAGATTGTACATCTCTTCGAGAGGGAATGCAGCGTTCAGAGAAGGTTCCAAAAAGTCATCGAGGAAGCGCCTTCTCCATCAATTACCCCCGAGGAACGTAAAGAAGTTCTAAGAGTTGCGGTAAAAGCTGCTGAGAGCTGCCGGTATGTGAACGCGGGTACGTTTGAGTTTCTCTTCGACGTCGAGGAGAGGAAGTTCTACCTGCTTGAAGTTAACACGAGGATACAGGTAGAGCATCCCATCACTGAAATGATAACAGGAGTCGATATCGTTGAACAACAGATCCGCATTGCGGCTGGCGAGCATCTAGCCTCTTCTCTGGCAATGCCGAGCATGAACGGCCACGCCATAGAGGCGCGGGTCTACGCTGAAGACCCGTGGAACAGCTTCATGCCTTCCCCCGGAAAGATAACTCAGCTAGTATTGCCAGCCGGGCCGTGGGTGCGTGTAGACAGCGGTGTTTACGAGGGATTTACTGTGCCAGAGTTCTATGACCCACTCCTCATGAAGGTAGTAGCTTGGGGTTCTAGCAGGGAAGCTGCGCGGGCCAGGCTGGTCAGAGCGCTGGAGGAGCTCAAGATTGGCGGGATTAAGACTAACCGCCTGTTTCTGATCAGTATTCTTCAGCATCCAGAGTTCGTTAACAGGACTTATACTACACGTCTACTAGAGGATAAAAGCCTCTACGAGAGAAGAGTCGAGGAGAGCGAAGAACCTGTAAGAGTGGAAGTTGGAAAAACCACCGCCCCCCAGAGGCCTCATAGGGTGAATTATTGGCGCCTGCTTGCAAGGGCCTACTCGTGA
- a CDS encoding TatD family hydrolase: MIDAHCHLTYPGLRELLPDVLDNAVTVLNGIVTSAFPFAREKRPGFEDAFEALSLSQKYPAFVFVTLGLHPVQVADMDDEEIELYKELVYQHANRIVGIGEIGLDRFWVKSEEEYARTRRVFLEMLEVAEKIGKPVVVHSRKAEEEVVDILTSFSLEENVLMHSFTGNMTTAKKALDMGFYFSVNYKVRDTKNMRKIARSFPLEHILTETDAPFLSPHGGVNTPLSVKVVIEEIASLRGSQPEEIDKITTENAIKFYRIAQQGVTHGGSFQKNTRSE; the protein is encoded by the coding sequence GTGATTGATGCGCACTGCCACTTGACGTACCCGGGGCTCAGAGAGCTACTACCGGATGTCCTGGACAATGCCGTCACTGTGCTTAATGGCATCGTTACATCTGCTTTCCCCTTCGCCAGGGAGAAAAGACCTGGCTTTGAAGATGCATTTGAGGCTTTAAGCCTAAGCCAGAAGTACCCTGCCTTCGTATTCGTAACCCTAGGACTACACCCCGTGCAAGTTGCCGATATGGACGACGAGGAGATCGAGCTCTACAAGGAGCTTGTCTACCAGCACGCCAATAGAATAGTGGGGATTGGGGAAATAGGCCTCGACAGGTTCTGGGTGAAGAGCGAGGAAGAGTACGCGCGTACGAGGAGGGTTTTCCTCGAAATGCTCGAGGTAGCTGAGAAGATAGGAAAGCCTGTAGTCGTCCATAGCAGGAAAGCAGAAGAAGAGGTTGTTGACATTCTAACAAGCTTTAGCTTAGAGGAAAACGTCCTCATGCATTCATTTACCGGAAACATGACTACGGCCAAGAAGGCATTAGACATGGGGTTCTACTTCTCGGTAAATTACAAGGTGAGGGATACAAAGAACATGAGGAAGATTGCCAGGAGTTTTCCTCTAGAGCACATCCTCACGGAGACCGATGCCCCGTTCCTATCTCCACATGGTGGGGTAAACACCCCTCTAAGCGTGAAAGTCGTTATTGAGGAAATAGCCAGCCTCAGGGGTTCTCAACCCGAAGAGATAGATAAAATAACCACTGAGAACGCTATTAAATTTTACAGGATAGCCCAACAGGGGGTTACACATGGGGGATCTTTTCAGAAAAATACTCGTAGCGAATAG
- a CDS encoding polyprenyl synthetase family protein translates to MQFATLLESRVRALRVELEHYIEKELFKEHALKEKLMYALHGGKEIRGVLALFTAEVLAGDARPALPVALALELMHSASLIHDDIIDKSESRRGKESFWKRYGLEEAIVFPHIMMSTAIKYVARAGVKAVIESMDAWYRAALGQLWDIEILNGRDPGIRYIDIISHKTGAVFEASAVLPLYAVQYPESAVEYARLYGASLGRAYQILDDLVDIENGVRDSGSVVQLLRESDGDPLSYAGKIFANELERCLRSAMALSEELAYFAMYSLELFLRECKCSVGNTLKEELYSRWRLWAPQGYP, encoded by the coding sequence ATGCAGTTTGCGACGCTTCTGGAGTCGAGAGTAAGGGCTCTGAGGGTGGAGCTTGAACACTATATCGAGAAGGAGCTCTTCAAGGAGCACGCTCTCAAAGAGAAATTAATGTACGCATTACATGGGGGGAAGGAGATACGCGGAGTGCTCGCGCTGTTCACCGCTGAGGTACTTGCAGGAGACGCAAGGCCAGCACTTCCGGTCGCTCTAGCCCTGGAGCTCATGCACTCGGCGAGCCTCATTCACGACGACATAATAGATAAATCTGAATCGAGGCGTGGCAAGGAGAGCTTTTGGAAACGTTACGGCTTGGAAGAGGCTATAGTCTTCCCCCACATAATGATGTCAACCGCGATAAAGTATGTTGCACGCGCTGGAGTAAAGGCTGTCATTGAAAGCATGGACGCGTGGTATCGCGCAGCACTAGGGCAACTCTGGGACATTGAAATACTGAACGGGCGTGATCCTGGCATCAGATATATAGACATCATTTCACACAAAACAGGGGCTGTCTTCGAGGCTTCCGCTGTTCTTCCTCTCTACGCGGTTCAGTACCCAGAATCAGCCGTGGAATACGCTAGACTCTACGGGGCTTCTCTCGGGCGAGCTTACCAGATACTCGATGACCTCGTTGACATAGAGAACGGCGTCAGGGATAGTGGTAGCGTCGTACAGCTACTCAGGGAGTCAGACGGCGACCCACTATCTTATGCGGGTAAAATCTTTGCAAACGAGTTAGAGCGTTGTCTAAGGAGTGCTATGGCTCTCTCGGAAGAACTCGCCTACTTTGCTATGTATTCACTCGAATTGTTTCTTAGGGAGTGTAAGTGCTCAGTTGGGAATACCCTAAAAGAGGAGCTGTACTCGAGGTGGAGGCTTTGGGCCCCTCAGGGTTACCCTTAG
- a CDS encoding methyltransferase domain-containing protein, protein MGPSGLPLDLWLRVERTLGYLFNEAVYERANTAMSLGTHGALRRVVLGLVYGRVLDVGCGDGVYLTQLASRTEEVVCLDPLPARNHSALPNFHRVVAVAEYMPFRDKSFDFATAMFSFRDFMDKALGLFNMRRVSKRGVVILDLFSTSPYLRPAVTFYFGYIAPAMGFVASGGRRGRWELILPTLLLMPRADFFKRIGGVIIARRGLGLVSIVYLPVN, encoded by the coding sequence TTGGGCCCCTCAGGGTTACCCTTAGACCTGTGGCTCCGCGTCGAGCGCACTCTAGGCTACCTCTTCAACGAGGCGGTTTACGAGAGAGCGAACACTGCAATGAGCCTGGGGACTCATGGAGCCCTTAGGAGAGTGGTTCTAGGCCTGGTCTACGGCAGGGTTCTAGACGTCGGGTGCGGGGACGGGGTGTATCTAACTCAGTTGGCTTCGAGAACGGAAGAAGTCGTCTGCCTAGACCCTCTTCCGGCAAGAAATCACAGCGCTCTTCCGAACTTCCACCGCGTCGTGGCTGTAGCAGAGTACATGCCTTTCAGGGACAAATCTTTCGACTTCGCTACAGCGATGTTTAGCTTCCGCGACTTCATGGATAAGGCGCTCGGGCTGTTCAACATGAGGCGCGTATCGAAGAGGGGAGTGGTAATTCTAGACCTCTTCTCGACAAGCCCCTACTTGCGCCCGGCTGTAACGTTCTACTTTGGGTACATAGCACCGGCCATGGGCTTCGTTGCAAGTGGGGGACGCAGAGGACGTTGGGAGCTTATACTTCCTACATTACTGCTAATGCCTAGAGCTGATTTCTTCAAGAGAATTGGAGGAGTGATCATCGCTAGAAGGGGGCTAGGTCTGGTATCTATAGTGTACCTGCCCGTAAATTAG
- a CDS encoding PadR family transcriptional regulator, whose amino-acid sequence MPRSKNSGDVGSLRVNTVIKLYTLILLAEGEKHGYELMRLLEKMLGAQVGPSQVYPYLKKVEEAGLVESREVGSRDKKTYRLTPEGVEFVRDLLERSLSVIQTAVKVLGREKVCLP is encoded by the coding sequence ATGCCACGCTCTAAAAACTCTGGCGATGTAGGGTCTCTAAGAGTGAATACCGTGATAAAACTTTATACCTTAATACTGTTAGCTGAGGGCGAGAAACACGGCTACGAGTTAATGAGGCTCCTAGAGAAGATGCTTGGGGCACAAGTCGGCCCCTCGCAAGTGTACCCCTACCTGAAGAAAGTAGAGGAAGCAGGCCTTGTAGAGTCACGTGAGGTAGGCTCGCGCGACAAGAAGACGTACAGGCTGACTCCTGAAGGAGTTGAGTTCGTAAGAGACTTGCTCGAGCGTTCCCTATCTGTTATACAGACGGCAGTGAAGGTGCTGGGGCGGGAGAAAGTCTGCCTGCCGTGA